The genomic window TGGCGCTTCATCAGATCCGAATTGTATTCAAGCCCTTCTTCCGCCGCAGCGGCGCCGACACGGCCTGCAATACCTTTATAGGCATCAACTGAGCCGAACTTGGTCTCAAGGTACTTGTCCCGGTCGATGCCCTCGCGCGGCACCCAGGGATTGAGAAAGAACGGTCGCCAGTGCACCTCCACGGGTACATCCTTGACCTGGGCGAGAGCATCCTCGATGCGGTGCTTGCCGATGTAGCACCAGGGGCACACAACATCGGACACGATATCGATCTGCAACGGCTTGGCGGCGCTCATGGGAAATCTCCGAAAATGTCGACCGAAGATAGGCCCTTATTGGCTTGAAGCAAGGCTGGAAGGGACTGCAAAGCTAGTTCTGGATTTGACATTCGCTACCCACGTTGCAGCGAGTTCTGGAAGCGAATGTCAAATCCAGAACTCCACTAGAATCTTATAGTTGCTCGTGTGGTGGTTCAGAAGTTCGCTTCATTGTCTCCGCGCGTCTCTCAAGCGAACTTCTGAACATGAACCACACGAGACTCATAGGTTTGCGAGTGTCCTTTCGAATCCGAAGTTCGCGATAGAGTGCGCTGCGTGTTGGGGCGAACTTCGGATTCGTGACACTCGTGATCCCTTGGATTCTAACATTTGCAAACGCATCTGCTAAAACGGGATGCAAATATTGGAATCGGACCACTAGCGTCAGCGATCTGGAGCAATTGGCCGGGAATGTTTGACGAACGCTTCTATTCTTTCGAAGCCCCCTATCCGGGGAATGTCGTTCACCGTCTCTTCAGGCGTGGACCAGGGATAAGGCAGCTTCGCGAGCCAGTTCATGGTGGGCGCCAGCGTCGCCTCCGGCAGGCACTCCATGACATCGATCGTGATGACGAGCTTCTCGACCAATCCTTTTTGAGCCGCCGAGAAGAACCAGTCATAGCGACCGCATCCCACCCGCACCTTGCCATCCGCCTTGGCGGACATTCCGACCAGCCAGTGGCAGGGAAAATGGCGTACGTTCGCCTCGTTGGGCCGCGACAGACAGACCGTATAGACGTTCTCGTAGTCGATACCAAAGCGCCGGATGAGAACGTCTTCAATTTCGCTCAATCCTTTGGCCGAGCTCGGGAACGAGATGGTGTCGGTCTTCACCAGCATTTCGAGGCTGGCATCCTCGGCAAAGGCTTGCCGCATGAGAAATGGCCGGTTGTTGTCTTTGGCGAGAATGTAGGTTGCAACGGCTTCAGAAGGCGTGGGCATTGCAATGTTCCGGTCGCGGGAATGGTCGGCTCGCATTGCTTTTAGACGATGCCGGATCAGATGCAAACGAGGCTCCTAGCGCGGCTTCATGGCCTGCAGGGCTGCTGCCGTCACATCATCAGCCGGAAAGAAGGTTTCCAGAGCGAGCTCAGACAGCGTGACATCCACCGGCGTGCCGAAGACCATCGTGGTCGAAATGAAGCTTAGAACGTCGCTGCCCATACGAATTTGCAACGGCACGAGAACAGCCTCGCTTGCTCCATGGCGTGGCGCTTTGCGCGCCGGGATTGGATAGCCCCTCAACTCTTCATGCAGTGCGATGAGGATGGGATCTGCGGTCGCCTCACACTGACGGTGCAGCCGTTCGAGGAGATGCGCGCCCCACTCGGCAAGATTGACGATACGAGACGCGATGCCTTCAGGATGAAGACTAACGCGCAGGACATTCAATGGTGGTGCCAGCAATGATGGCGCAACACCATCAAGCAGAGGTGCGACCATCCGGTTGGCTGCAACCAGATTCCAGTGGCGGTCGATCGCCAGCGCGGGATATGGCTCATGCGCCCGCAGCACGGTCTCCATCGCCTGACGCGCCGCAGTGAGCGCTGGATCGTCGAGCGCTCGGTTTGGAAATGCCGGCGCAAAGCCTGCGGCGACCAAAAGCACGTTACGCTCGCGCAAAGGCACGTCGAGGCGTTCGGCCAACCGCAGCACCATGTCGCGCGACGGCGCGGCACGCCCTGTCTCAACGAAACTCAAATGCCGCGCTGAAATGTCCGCCTCGCTGGCAAGATCGAGCTGGCTGAGATGACGGCGCTGCCGCCACTCGCGCAGGTGTTCACCAATGTGAGCGGGCCTTGCTGATCGTGAGGTTGCTAGCTGTGTCGCCACCATGACGAAAATCTAGCACGCGATTTTCGCAGGTTCCATTACCTGCAAGGTAATCGATTTCGGTCGCATTGCCCCGCATCCTGAACCCATTGCAAACCGATATCAGGAGACTCTCATGATCAATCCGTCGCTTTTTCTTCGCCGTGCCTTCCAGGCCGATGCCCTTGTCAGCGGCGCAATGGCGGTGCTGCTCATCGCTGGTGGCAGCGTGCTCGCACCCCTCCTCAGCCTGCCTGAAGCCTTCCTTCGCAATACCGGGTTCGTACTGGTGGTCTATGCCGTGCTGGTGGGCTTCCTCGGCACCCGTGGCATGATGCCGAAAGCAGCTGTCTGGGCGGTGATTGCCGTCAACGCTGTGTGGACCGTGGACAGTATCGCGCTGCTGATGAGCGGTTGGGTTTCACCCAATCTGTTCGGCCAAGCCTTCATCATGATGCAGGCCATTGCTGTCGGTGTGTTTGCGGAGCTTCAATTCATTGGCTTGCGCAAGAGCACCCCGTCTTTCGCAATCAGCTAAAGCCCCAAAAAAGAAAGTCGCGTTCGTGAGATCCAATCACGAACGCGGCGCTCAGTCAGCGCGCGAGGCGGCGTCCTCGTGCCGAAGTCTTTGATGGTTGCGTGGTCAGCGGACCGGTACGCGAGGCCTTGGTCTTGGTCGGCTTGCCGGTGCCGCGTGCATGCACGCTGGCAACACTGACCGTGGCTTTGGCAGCCTTCGACTTCGCCTTGGATGCCGTGGCCTTTTTGCCCTTTGCATTCTTGGCCTTCTCCGCGAGCCTCTCGGCCTTCTTTTCAGCCTTGAGCTTCAATCGGAGTTTTTCGGCGCGCTCTTCAGCACGCTTCTTCTTGCGCTTTTTCTCGCAGGAATCGCATTTGCAGCCGATGGGCTTCAGGAAAATCTTGAAGTAGTCGGTGCCATAATCGTAGTTGATCTCTTCACCCGGCTCGATGGTCTTGATAGCGCGAATGATGACCTTGCGCTTTCGCACATTGACGTCCGACTCTGCATTCGGCCTGCACGAGTGGTTGATGTAGCGGGCGATGTTCTTACGAGTGGAACCATCAATGGTCCACCGATTGTTGATTTCAAACAAATACTTGTTGTCGATGCCGTCGTGCTTTTCGTTCTTCGAATCCAGCAGCGGCCCCATGTAGCGGATAATCTTGGTGCCCTTCTTGATCTTTTTCGTCGCAAAAAGACCAAGGCCTGTCTTGGAGCGGCCAATACGATAGGGCTTATTCGGGGAAATTTGGGGCATGGATCACTGAACTATTGACGGGGACACTATGCTTCGTTGTAGAGCGATTCCGCATATGAGTCATGTTTTTCGCGTCAAAGCACCGAACGATTTATAGGTGAGACACGACAATTTATAGCAATGAGCATCAACACGGCCCTCCGAAGTGGGTTCCATTCATGCCTCACAAATCCGTAGAGCTTATGACGATGGCTGTCATCGCACTAGTGTCCCGAATCCAAACTCCGCCCCATCGTGCAACGCACTCCGTAGCTCGTCAGTGCATCCCCGTCGGGGACAGTTTCGGCGCAGGATGCCCAGAACATCAGCAGAGACACATCGACTGCTGAGTAGGATTGCCGAAAGATTTCAAAAGGCGAGACAGCAAATGATGGCAAGCGCCTGGTTCGGTCCCTTCAGTTCGACGACGCCGACGATCGAATGGCGTTCACCCGAAAAGGGAAACCATTTGCGAGATCCAGCGCTGGCACATTGCGGACATTGCCGACGAGGACAAGACCGGCCGCCCGATCGCCAAGCAGATGCTGGTCGTAACGAGACTGCCTCCTGGAGCGGTATGCCACGTCGCCTATATCGACGTAAAAGCCGATACCACCGTCAACGATCTGGCTCGCCAAGCAGCCGACACCCTGGCGCGCGATTTCAAATGCGGGACTGACAGGGTCAAAGCGTTCGGCGCAAGCGGCCGCGCCACCGAGTTGGCGCTGCCCTAAGGCGACGCCCGCTCCCTTGCCATGCCCCGGCAACGTACGAATGCGGAAGGGTTCGCTTACTACTCGGCTGGCCGATCCGATTTGAGCATCGCCGCCAGCAGCATCTCTTGGGTCGTTCCAGGCGGCAAAGCATTCAGAATGTGACGCAGCCTTCCGTCCAGATGCAGCATGGCAAACCCATGCACCATAGACCAGATGCGTGCGATGTCTGCAGCCTGCGCCAATGTGAGATGGTCCGTCGAAATATCCTCGTGACGCCTGGTGCTGACAATCGCAGCCAGCTTCGCGAATGCTTTTTCCCTTGCCTGATGAAGAGCCGGCCTGTTGTGATCAAGGCGCTCGGCCCGGAACATCAACTGAAACATGCAGGGATTTTCCCTGGCGAACGCAACATAGGCGTTGGCCCTGCCTTCCGCCTGGGAATCTGGAGAGGATCCTGCGGCCTGCGCCCCCGCATCGAGGGCGTCGGAGAAACGCTTAAAGCCAATGGCCGCCAGTTCGCTGAGCAAGCCGGCGACGTCGCCGAAATGATGGGCAGGCGCGGCATGGGATACGCCAGCCTCGCGCGCCACCGCACGCAGTGTCAGGCCGTTAATACCTTCCCGCTCGGCAACCCGTTTGGCTGCCTTGAGCAGCGCTTCATGCAAATCGCCGTGATGATACGGCTGCTGGCGATCAGATTTCTGCGCGGATTTGTGATCGGCTACGGCTGTTTTACGTCCAGAGACGGCCTTTCCCACCACGGAAGACGCCTTATCTGACGCCTTCGCTGGCTTTGAAATCTTGTCTCGCTTCGTCGCGCCCTGAACAGCCATAGCTGCAATGTAGGGATGCATTTTTACACTGTCAAGATTTTCCTTGACGGAGCGCCTGGTTCACTCTAAATGCATCTTTACACCGTCAAGATTTCTCCCGATGGGGAGCGCCGAGATGACACTGTTTTTGATCCTTGCGCCGTTCGCGACCTTCGCCACCCTGATGATGCTGACGACAGTCAAGATCAGCCTTGTGGCTTCGGCTGTTGTCGCGCTGGGCATCTTTGGCTGGGATCTTGTCAAAGGGCGTTCGATAAAGATGCTGTCGGCAGGAGCAGTCGTCCTGTTTGTAGCGCTTTGCAGCTATCACTTGCTTGCAACCGAACTGAGTCCGACCACAGCGCGCCTCATCGTCGATAGCAGCGTGCTTGCGATCGCTCTGGGATCGATCGCAATCCGGTTGCCGTTCACTTTGCAGTATGCACGCGAGCGAGTTGATGCAGAGACCCAGCAGCAGCCGCGATTTGTTCGCGTCAACTACATCCTGACCTGGGTCTGGTCGGCAGCATTCGTCACGATGCTGACAGTTGATCTGATGACAATTTATCTGCCGAGCATTCCGCTCTGGATATGCGCTGCAGTGGCTTTTGTTGCCCGCAACAGCGCAACCTACTTCACACAATGGTACCCAAAGCACGTTCGTGCGGCCGTCGCACATCGCCCGGACAAAACCGAATTGGCGAATTGCTTCAGAGTTGAAAGTGCATCAGTGGCGCATAGACAACCGATCTGAGACTGACACCATGTTCTATTTCCTCCGCCGGCTGCTTGTCAGCTTCCTATCCACCGTCGTCTTCTTCGCCACCTATATTGCGGTTGGAGACGTCCTGCTCGCAGCCATTGCCGCGATCGCAACCGTGATCACCCAGCTCGTCCTCGGCTGGGCCGCATACGGCAGCCGTGGGGGAATGACCTGGGCCAGCCTGGCTGTGGTTCTGACTTTGACCGGAACGACCTTTGCCGGCGACGATCCTGCCACCTCGGCAGACTGGATCTCGAGCCAGCAATTCGCACCGGTCAACGCGACTTGTCGAGCGATGCCGCAGAACTTATGACTGCGGGATGATCCGCAGCATTTGCTTTTTCATATTTTTACTCTTTGCACCCCCTGCCTCAGCACAGCTCGCGGCTCCGGCGCCTGCTCAACCGGAATGGTATGACAGCGCGCTCCGTTTCATTCCTGATGGTTATGTGGGCGGTAGCGGCTATCGCTATACCAGCACCGATGGCTCCGATGCCAAGGCGCTGACGGGTTACATTGCGGTCTACCCCAAAGGGGCCGACGATCCGAAAACGCCCGCAAGTACGTTCGATACAGGTCATGTGCTGGTTGTGAAGCTTGGCCGCGTGGACGGCAAACTTACGGCGATGTCCGGCGAACTGCAGCGGCGGGATTCCAAACCCGGCAACGAAATCCCGCGCGAGCTTACCTCAGCGCATGACGAAGTCGATTATGACGCTTTGAATAGGGACTTGCTCGCCAAAGCCAAATCTCTTCCCTCAGGCACCATGCCATGCGAGCTTCGAGGCTGGTCGGAGGACAAGGATCCCAAGGGCTTGAACGTGCGCGCTGAACCGAGCGTGAAAGCAAAAATCCTCGGCACGCTGCACCCTACAACTTCAAGAAAAGCAACGCACCGGAAGGTGGCTGGCAGACGGAATTCGCCATTATTGGCTTCAGGGAGGGATGGTTTCTGATCGAAGGCGCCGAGCCGCCGGGCCAGGACTACGAAGCCGAGAACTATCCACGCAATCATCCCAAGCCTTACACCGGGCGCGGATGGGTCGCGGCCAACAAGGTCGGCGCGCAATTCGCAAATGGCAACACGCGCAAGGGCGGCCTCTATCAGGCTCCCCACACCGATGCCCAATGGACGGCTGCGCTGAACGAATCCGGCGGCGAGATCGGCGTCGACGGCGGGCCGAAAAGGATTTTTGCATGCAGCGGATTCTGGGCCTTGGTGGAAAGCCACAACGGTGTCCGCGGTTGGTGGCGGCGCCTGTGCTCGAATCAGGCGACGAACTGCAGCTAACAGGAAGCTTTACTTCCACCGATTCAGGCAGTCTTCAAAAATGGGGATCGCTTTCGTTCGCCGTCGCTGTCGATAAAGGCGGCACCCAATCTGCCGTTCTCCGTCCAGATCATTTGGCAACGGCGATGGGCGCTCCCCACGGATGACAGGACCAGGAAGAACTCTTTCAGTCCAAACGCTGCGAGATGCTCCGAAAACTGCAGCGCCACGCCGATGTCGGAGACGTCGCGCATCTCGCAGTCTCTCTGCCAAGTGCCGTCGATCGCCAAAATCTTGACGGAGATCCCACGCGCAAAATTGACACGAGGCACTCGTCGTCGCTCTTTCCGCATATCAACAACACAAAGCGAGAAACCAAACGTTTCGCCTAAATTAGAGAGCGCGCTCTAAAATTCAGTAAACGTGACTGAGCCTTACATAGATAATGCGTGACTGACACAGGCCTAGATGTGAGCTTTCAGAAGGTTGTCTATCCAGTCCTGAGCGAAGAGGCTGAAGTTGTCGTAGCTTTAGCCAGTCCTCGGAGGGCCGAGAATGCGCCTCGCGATTGATACATAAAACCGTCAAACACGCCATCGATCGATGATCGTATCCGTGTCGGAGATCTCAATCTGAACATCGAAGCGTCGCCGATAAAGCGAAAGCAACGCATCGTGGGCTTCATCCGATGAGCTGCACACCGCATCCTCCGCGATGATCACGCGATATCCGTAGTCGACGGCCGCCAGAACCGAGGACAGCACGCAAACATCCGTTTCCGATCCGCTGACGATCAGCGTGTCGCACCCGCGGCCACGCAGCTCAGAATGCAGCCGGCCATCTGCGAAGGCTGAGTAGACTCTCTTGTCGAGCACTCCTGCAGGCGGAGCGAAACGTTCAAGTTCGGGCAGCAGATTCAGCAACCTCGGATCGAGCCTCTCGCGCGTGGCCTCTCGCCATTTCTTGTAATAGGTCGCCCAGGTGCCGGGCAGATCCGACGGACGCTGCGGGGTGATGAAGCGGGTGAAGACGGTCCGCTCAGGCGCGCACCCCACCAGATCTACGACGTTGGGTAAAACCCGCCCCATCCACGGCGCATACCATGGTCCTTCACGCGAAAATATCCGCTGCATGTCGATGCATAAGTGCACCGCCTGCGACGGTATTTCCTGCGTCAATTCACCCATTGATATGCCCCTTCATGACCGGCCGATGACAAAACAGCCGCCTTGCCTGCCGGTTCCGTATCATCGGACCGAGCGAGACAAATTGCTGCGGATAAAGTTCATGCCGCGACTAGTGTCCCGAATCGGAAGTTCGCCCCCTAATGCAGCACACCTCGTAGCGAACTTCGGATTCGAAAGGACACTAGCAACTCTATGATTCTAGTGTGGTTTAGGTTCAGAAGTTCGCTTAAAGGACTCGCCGAGAGAATGAAGCGAACTTCTGAACCACCACACTAGGAAATCGGCTATATCGGCATGGGCCGGCCCAAATGGGGCAAGGGCACAGGAGGACAACAAATGTCGGTTGACGGAAACTGGAAACTCACCATGAGCACGCCGATGGGCGACCGCGACGCAACGCTTTCGCTCAAAAGCAACGGCGGCACGTTGACCGGCACCCAGGCGGCAGAAGGCAATGAGGGCGAGATCTTCGACGGCACGGTCAACGGTAACGACGTTGCTTGGAAGATTTCGATCACCAGCCCGATGCCGCTGACGCTGGCGTTTACGGGAAAGGTCGAGGGCGACGCCATGTCCGGCGACATGGGCATCGGCCCGATGGGTAGCTTCCCGTTCACTGGGACGCGGGCATAACTTTGGAATGACAGCTTTCAGACGCCGCGTGTGTCGCGCGGTGTCTGCTCACCGTTTGCAACTCGCCTCTGCGCGGCGGCTGAAATCGGCAATCTGGCTATCGATGGCGCTGACGTTCTTGGCCCGATTAGGGCCTGTGTCGCAGCGCGCAATGACTGCACGCTGCTCGGTCAGCGCAACAATATGGCGGCGATATGCAGAACACTTGGCTGCCTCGGTGTCGTTCATAACCTTTTCAATCGCGGCCCGCGTCCGGCGGACATTCTGGTCCGCGGCCACATGATCTTCGCGGCAATCCGCAACAGCCAATCCGACGCTACAAGCAAGCAGCGTGATACCGGTCGCCAGCGCAGTCAGCAGCTTTGAGCGTTGCATCCGGATCGCCCCCCTCAAGAGACCATACCGCACGCCCCTCCCTGCGAAGACAGGGAGAGGTCAGCCTCTTGCACGGCGCCTTATGCAAACGGCGCCATCGACATCAACCCAGGTTCAACTCCTTGAAGAAGTCGTTGCCCTTGTCATCCATGATGATGAAGGCGGGGAAGTTCTCCACCTCGATACGCCAGATCGCTTCCATGCCGAGTTCAGGATACTCCACGACCTCTACCTTCTTGATGCAGTGCTCGGCGAGGTTCGCGGCCGAACCACCGATCGATCCGAGATAGAACCCGCCATACTTCTTACAAGCATCACGCACCTGCGCCGAGCGGTTGCCCTTCGCGAGCATGACCATCGAGCCGCCTGCGGCCTGGAATTGATCGACGAACGAGTCCATGCGGCCGGCCGTTGTCGGACCGAACGCACCGGACGCATAGCCTTCCGGCGTCTTGGCGGGACCTGCGTAATACACCGGATGGTTCTTGAAATAATCAGGCAGGGGCTCGCCTTTCTCCAAGCGCTCCCGCAGCTTGGCATGCGCCGCATCGCGCGCCACGATCATGGTGCCGGTCAGCGATAGCCGCGTCTTAGTTGGATATTTGGTTAGCGTGGCAAGAATGTCCTTCATCGGCTGGTTGAGGTCGATCTTCACCACCTCACCGCCAAGCGCATTCTCAACCTCGGGCAGATACTTCGCCGGATTGTGCTCCAGCTCCTCGAGGTACACGCCGTCCTTGGTGATCTTGCCTAGAACCTGACGATCTGCCGCGCATGAGACGCCGAGACCAATCGGCAGTGACGCGCCGTGGCGCGGCAGCCGGATCACGCGCACGTCGTGACAGAAATACTTTCCGCCGAATTGCGCCCCGACGCCCAAGGACTGGGTCATCTTGTGGATTTCCTGCTCCATCTCGAGATCGCGGAAAGCATTGCCGTCCGGCGAGCCGTGGGTAGGGAGTTCATCGAGATAACGGGCGGAAGCCAGCTTGACGGTCTTCATGCAAAGCTCGGCCGAAGTGCCGCCTATGACAATGGCGAGGTGATAAGGCGGACAGGCCGCGGTCCCGAGCGTCAGCACCTTCTCCTTGATAAAGGCGTGCAGACGATCTTTGGTCAACAGCGACGGCGTGCCCTGAAACAGGAAGCTCTTGTTGGCCGAACCGCCGCCCTTCGCCATGAACATGAACTTGTAGGCGTCATCGCCTTCCGCGTAGATCTCGCACTGCGCGGGCATGTTGTTGGCGGTGTTCTTTTCCTCGAACATGGAGAGTGGGGCGACCTGCGAGTAACGCAGATTACGGCGCAGATAGGCATCGCGAGCGCCCTCGCTCAAGGCGGCTTCGTCGTCGCCTTCGGTGATGACGTTGGCGCCCTTCTTGCCCATTATGATCGCGGTGCCGGTGTCCTGGCACATCGGCAGAATGCCGCCGGCCGCGATATTGGCATTCTTCAGGAAGTCGAAAGCGACGAACTTATCGTTGTCACTCGCCTCAGGGTCATCGAGGATTTTACGCAGCTGGGCGAGATGGCCCGGCCGCAGATAGTGATTGATGTCCCCGAACGCGGCTTCCGACAGGGCACGCAATGCTTCGCGCGATACCACCAGCATGTCCCTGCCAAGCAGCTTCTCGACACGGACACCGTCGCTGGAAATCTTGCGATAAGGCGTTTTGTCGGGGCCGAGCGGAAACAGCGGAGTGTGCTTATAGGGCGGAACGGCTTTCGGCGTCGGAATGGCAGTGGGGGCGTTCATGAGAATACTCGTGCGTTGAGGCCGAAAGCGCCCTGTTTTCAACGACTAAGGCTGAAACAGCAGCACCGCCGGGACTGTCTTTGAACCGTTCTAATGCCTTTTCCGACAAAGGAAAGATGTTCGAAGGGCTTGCAGGGCGGCTGTGCACCGTGGGGGGGGGGACGCATGAGCCGGCGCGGAAATGACAGCCCAAACCGGAATCACGGCCATGAATTCCGCTTCGCGTAAGCCCGCCGCGCCAGGGGTGCTGGGCCTCTCCATCGTCCTTATCGCCCTCGCCGCGGTGGCGTTATCCTGAAGTCCC from Nitrobacteraceae bacterium AZCC 1564 includes these protein-coding regions:
- a CDS encoding hypothetical protein (product_source=Hypo-rule applied; superfamily=54427); the encoded protein is MPTPSEAVATYILAKDNNRPFLMRQAFAEDASLEMLVKTDTISFPSSAKGLSEIEDVLIRRFGIDYENVYTVCLSRPNEANVRHFPCHWLVGMSAKADGKVRVGCGRYDWFFSAAQKGLVEKLVITIDVMECLPEATLAPTMNWLAKLPYPWSTPEETVNDIPRIGGFERIEAFVKHSRPIAPDR
- a CDS encoding transcriptional regulator with XRE-family HTH domain (product_source=COG1396; cath_funfam=1.10.260.40; cog=COG1396; pfam=PF01381,PF17765; smart=SM00530; superfamily=47413); protein product: MVATQLATSRSARPAHIGEHLREWRQRRHLSQLDLASEADISARHLSFVETGRAAPSRDMVLRLAERLDVPLRERNVLLVAAGFAPAFPNRALDDPALTAARQAMETVLRAHEPYPALAIDRHWNLVAANRMVAPLLDGVAPSLLAPPLNVLRVSLHPEGIASRIVNLAEWGAHLLERLHRQCEATADPILIALHEELRGYPIPARKAPRHGASEAVLVPLQIRMGSDVLSFISTTMVFGTPVDVTLSELALETFFPADDVTAAALQAMKPR
- a CDS encoding hypothetical protein (product_source=Hypo-rule applied; transmembrane_helix_parts=Inside_1_16,TMhelix_17_39,Outside_40_42,TMhelix_43_65,Inside_66_71,TMhelix_72_94,Outside_95_103,TMhelix_104_123,Inside_124_133) → MINPSLFLRRAFQADALVSGAMAVLLIAGGSVLAPLLSLPEAFLRNTGFVLVVYAVLVGFLGTRGMMPKAAVWAVIAVNAVWTVDSIALLMSGWVSPNLFGQAFIMMQAIAVGVFAELQFIGLRKSTPSFAIS
- a CDS encoding hypothetical protein (product_source=Hypo-rule applied; cath_funfam=2.170.270.10; ko=KO:K07117; pfam=PF00856; smart=SM00317; superfamily=82199); amino-acid sequence: MPQISPNKPYRIGRSKTGLGLFATKKIKKGTKIIRYMGPLLDSKNEKHDGIDNKYLFEINNRWTIDGSTRKNIARYINHSCRPNAESDVNVRKRKVIIRAIKTIEPGEEINYDYGTDYFKIFLKPIGCKCDSCEKKRKKKRAEERAEKLRLKLKAEKKAERLAEKAKNAKGKKATASKAKSKAAKATVSVASVHARGTGKPTKTKASRTGPLTTQPSKTSARGRRLAR
- a CDS encoding hypothetical protein (product_source=Hypo-rule applied) — translated: MPGHGKGAGVALGQRQLGGAAACAERFDPVSPAFEIARQGVGCLASQIVDGGIGFYVDIGDVAYRSRRQSRYDQHLLGDRAAGLVLVGNVRNVPALDLANGFPFRVNAIRSSASSN
- a CDS encoding AcrR family transcriptional regulator (product_source=COG1309; cath_funfam=1.10.357.10; cog=COG1309; pfam=PF00440,PF13305; superfamily=46689,48498), producing the protein MHPYIAAMAVQGATKRDKISKPAKASDKASSVVGKAVSGRKTAVADHKSAQKSDRQQPYHHGDLHEALLKAAKRVAEREGINGLTLRAVAREAGVSHAAPAHHFGDVAGLLSELAAIGFKRFSDALDAGAQAAGSSPDSQAEGRANAYVAFARENPCMFQLMFRAERLDHNRPALHQAREKAFAKLAAIVSTRRHEDISTDHLTLAQAADIARIWSMVHGFAMLHLDGRLRHILNALPPGTTQEMLLAAMLKSDRPAE
- a CDS encoding hypothetical protein (product_source=Hypo-rule applied; transmembrane_helix_parts=Outside_1_14,TMhelix_15_37,Inside_38_48,TMhelix_49_68,Outside_69_77,TMhelix_78_100,Inside_101_119,TMhelix_120_138,Outside_139_142,TMhelix_143_160,Inside_161_205), whose amino-acid sequence is MTLFLILAPFATFATLMMLTTVKISLVASAVVALGIFGWDLVKGRSIKMLSAGAVVLFVALCSYHLLATELSPTTARLIVDSSVLAIALGSIAIRLPFTLQYARERVDAETQQQPRFVRVNYILTWVWSAAFVTMLTVDLMTIYLPSIPLWICAAVAFVARNSATYFTQWYPKHVRAAVAHRPDKTELANCFRVESASVAHRQPI
- a CDS encoding intracellular septation protein A (product_source=COG2917; cog=COG2917; pfam=PF04279; superfamily=49344; transmembrane_helix_parts=Inside_1_6,TMhelix_7_24,Outside_25_27,TMhelix_28_50,Inside_51_56,TMhelix_57_74,Outside_75_103) — protein: MFYFLRRLLVSFLSTVVFFATYIAVGDVLLAAIAAIATVITQLVLGWAAYGSRGGMTWASLAVVLTLTGTTFAGDDPATSADWISSQQFAPVNATCRAMPQNL
- a CDS encoding hypothetical protein (product_source=Hypo-rule applied; cleavage_site_network=SignalP-noTM) gives rise to the protein MIRSICFFIFLLFAPPASAQLAAPAPAQPEWYDSALRFIPDGYVGGSGYRYTSTDGSDAKALTGYIAVYPKGADDPKTPASTFDTGHVLVVKLGRVDGKLTAMSGELQRRDSKPGNEIPRELTSAHDEVDYDALNRDLLAKAKSLPSGTMPCELRGWSEDKDPKGLNVRAEPSVKAKILGTLHPTTSRKATHRKVAGRRNSPLLASGRDGF
- a CDS encoding hypothetical protein (product_source=Hypo-rule applied; superfamily=141371); this translates as MPRVNFARGISVKILAIDGTWQRDCEMRDVSDIGVALQFSEHLAAFGLKEFFLVLSSVGSAHRRCQMIWTENGRLGAAFIDSDGERKRSPFLKTA
- a CDS encoding nicotinamidase-related amidase (product_source=COG1335; cath_funfam=3.40.50.850; cog=COG1335; pfam=PF00857; superfamily=52499), whose product is MGELTQEIPSQAVHLCIDMQRIFSREGPWYAPWMGRVLPNVVDLVGCAPERTVFTRFITPQRPSDLPGTWATYYKKWREATRERLDPRLLNLLPELERFAPPAGVLDKRVYSAFADGRLHSELRGRGCDTLIVSGSETDVCVLSSVLAAVDYGYRVIIAEDAVCSSSDEAHDALLSLYRRRFDVQIEISDTDTIIDRWRV
- a CDS encoding hypothetical protein (product_source=Hypo-rule applied), with the translated sequence MSVDGNWKLTMSTPMGDRDATLSLKSNGGTLTGTQAAEGNEGEIFDGTVNGNDVAWKISITSPMPLTLAFTGKVEGDAMSGDMGIGPMGSFPFTGTRA
- a CDS encoding hypothetical protein (product_source=Hypo-rule applied; cath_funfam=2.30.29.30; cleavage_site_network=SignalP-noTM), which produces MQRSKLLTALATGITLLACSVGLAVADCREDHVAADQNVRRTRAAIEKVMNDTEAAKCSAYRRHIVALTEQRAVIARCDTGPNRAKNVSAIDSQIADFSRRAEASCKR